The following are encoded together in the Bacteroidales bacterium MB20-C3-3 genome:
- a CDS encoding LysM peptidoglycan-binding domain-containing protein: MNRLSIILLLVMIITGGCATAQYTPPKVTISTEKIRNESGEFFVHKVQQRETLFSISKAYNINVNSLINDNPKASEGLKTGDILFIRIGAPPVPEEEISVQEDIVEKSLPEKRMRFIPGRDYVHKISLILPVNSRNLNEQNPVSNFIDFYHGFLMAVNDAKDSGMSINLEVIDNKEYQNSYQIVATGKLNNSELIVGPVFASEIEGILDFAGERDIPVISPMDPAAEKYISENRFFYQLPVTAEEQQRTLLKSIPYGSQITLFYEKGGRDAEMLQLTRSILNENGIAFKEFSYALLEGRLVRDQITNLLSTNNDNSVIIISESEAFVSDILRNLNLISTRSGYKITLFGLPRWRNFESVDIDYYHSMNLHLALQYFVDYSREDVKRFLSRYRALFGTEPTPYAFQAYDTGKYFLDILKNEGPSFADNIDEYKSTRLLQSDLRFKRRDNTMGVINFGVRIIVFRPDYSIDLLAPVR, from the coding sequence ATGAACAGACTAAGTATTATATTACTTTTGGTTATGATTATTACAGGCGGCTGTGCTACTGCTCAGTACACTCCTCCTAAAGTAACAATCTCCACCGAGAAGATCAGAAATGAGAGTGGCGAATTTTTTGTGCACAAAGTGCAACAAAGAGAGACGCTCTTCTCTATATCAAAAGCATATAATATAAATGTGAACAGCCTTATAAATGACAATCCAAAAGCATCTGAAGGTTTAAAGACAGGTGATATTCTTTTTATCAGGATTGGGGCACCACCGGTACCAGAGGAGGAGATATCCGTTCAGGAGGATATTGTTGAAAAGAGCCTCCCTGAGAAGAGGATGCGGTTTATTCCGGGAAGAGATTATGTACACAAAATATCATTGATTCTCCCTGTTAATTCAAGAAATTTGAATGAACAAAATCCAGTATCAAATTTCATAGATTTTTATCATGGTTTTCTAATGGCCGTTAATGATGCCAAAGATTCCGGAATGTCCATTAATCTTGAGGTAATTGACAACAAGGAGTACCAGAACTCATATCAAATTGTTGCAACCGGAAAACTCAATAATAGTGAACTGATCGTTGGACCTGTTTTTGCCTCTGAGATTGAAGGAATTCTTGATTTTGCCGGAGAGAGGGATATCCCGGTAATCTCACCAATGGATCCTGCAGCAGAAAAATACATTAGTGAAAACAGATTTTTTTATCAACTCCCCGTTACTGCAGAAGAGCAGCAAAGAACACTGTTAAAATCGATTCCATACGGATCTCAGATCACTCTATTTTATGAAAAGGGAGGGAGAGATGCAGAGATGCTTCAACTTACAAGATCAATACTTAATGAAAACGGAATAGCTTTTAAAGAATTTTCTTACGCTCTGCTTGAAGGCAGATTGGTTAGAGATCAGATAACAAATCTTCTAAGCACAAATAACGACAATTCTGTCATTATAATCTCTGAATCTGAAGCATTTGTCTCTGATATTCTTAGAAACCTTAACCTTATCTCTACCAGAAGTGGATATAAAATCACACTCTTTGGGCTTCCCAGATGGAGAAATTTTGAGAGTGTAGATATTGATTACTACCACAGTATGAATCTTCATCTTGCTCTCCAGTACTTTGTTGACTATAGTCGCGAAGATGTTAAGAGATTTCTTTCAAGATACAGGGCGCTTTTTGGAACTGAGCCAACCCCATACGCATTTCAGGCGTACGATACAGGAAAATACTTTCTTGATATTTTAAAGAATGAGGGTCCCTCATTTGCAGATAATATTGACGAATACAAATCGACAAGACTTCTCCAGTCTGACCTTAGATTCAAAAGGAGAGACAATACCATGGGTGTTATCAACTTTGGTGTAAGAATTATTGTATTCAGACCGGATTATTCAATTGATCTCCTTGCACCTGTCAGATAG
- a CDS encoding phosphoribosylaminoimidazolesuccinocarboxamide synthase, giving the protein MKAITRTEFNFKNQTGKYVGKVRDVYSIGDDYLVMIATDRISAFDVVLPKGIPFKGQVLNQIASRFLDLTSDIVPNWKIASPDPMVTIGHKCTGYPVEMIVRGYLTGSSWRAYKAGARQICGVPIPEGMKEHEAFARPIVTPTTKAELGAHDEDISKEEIISKGLVSVEEYEMLEKYSLDLFKRGSEIAEERGLILVDTKYEFGKKGDTIYLIDEIHTPDSSRYFYSESYQTLFDKGEQQRQLSKEFVREWLMDNGFSGKEGQRVPEMTDAIVNSISERYIELFEHITGADFCRSEDSEDIYERIETNINNMLARL; this is encoded by the coding sequence ATGAAGGCAATAACCAGAACAGAATTCAATTTTAAAAATCAGACCGGTAAGTATGTAGGTAAAGTAAGAGATGTTTACAGCATTGGAGATGATTACCTTGTTATGATCGCAACAGACAGGATCTCTGCATTTGATGTAGTGTTACCTAAGGGAATTCCGTTTAAAGGACAAGTTCTTAATCAGATTGCGTCAAGGTTTTTAGACCTGACTTCAGACATAGTACCCAACTGGAAAATTGCCTCTCCGGACCCAATGGTTACAATTGGTCACAAATGCACAGGATATCCTGTTGAAATGATTGTCAGAGGATATCTTACCGGCAGTTCCTGGAGAGCTTATAAAGCAGGAGCCAGACAAATCTGCGGCGTTCCTATTCCTGAAGGGATGAAGGAGCATGAGGCCTTTGCCCGGCCAATTGTTACACCTACCACTAAGGCCGAGCTTGGTGCTCATGATGAAGATATTTCAAAAGAGGAGATTATCTCTAAAGGGCTGGTTTCTGTTGAGGAGTACGAAATGCTTGAAAAATATTCACTTGATCTTTTTAAAAGGGGGAGCGAAATTGCTGAGGAGAGGGGATTAATTCTTGTAGATACAAAATACGAGTTTGGTAAAAAGGGTGATACAATTTACCTGATTGATGAGATTCATACTCCGGACTCCTCCAGATACTTCTACAGTGAGAGCTACCAAACTCTTTTTGACAAAGGGGAGCAACAGAGACAACTATCCAAGGAGTTTGTCAGAGAGTGGCTGATGGATAATGGTTTTTCCGGCAAAGAGGGTCAGAGAGTCCCGGAAATGACAGATGCTATTGTAAACTCTATTTCTGAAAGATATATTGAACTTTTTGAACATATCACCGGTGCAGATTTCTGCAGATCAGAAGATTCAGAAGATATTTACGAACGCATTGAGACAAACATAAACAATATGCTTGCGAGGCTATGA
- a CDS encoding glycosyltransferase has translation MKIAILSCFYPYRGGIAQFNANIFQELSTLHEVKAFNFSRQYPSILFPGKTQLVEEGDSAIKIPSISLLDTANPISYIKTSKIIREWNPDLLIMRYWMSWFAPSLGYVARHISSQTKVISILDNVIPHEERFFDKPFTKYFLGASDAFIVLSDAVGKDLQKFKPDANFISTPHPLYNHFGNKMERSEACRKLGIAPNKRNILFFGLIREYKGLDILLEAFSSLDDSYQLIVAGEPYGSFEKYEKLIESSPNRERIKLFTSYISDNEVPSFFSSADVCVLPYRTATQSGISAISYHFGLPMITTNVGGLKEAIEGPGTGIVVDKAEPVLVSRAIEDYFNSGKIGNFVTNIEREREKLSWKSFTDKLINLYKTI, from the coding sequence GTGAAAATTGCAATCTTATCTTGTTTCTACCCATACAGAGGTGGGATTGCGCAATTCAATGCCAATATATTCCAGGAGTTATCAACTCTTCACGAAGTAAAGGCATTTAATTTCAGCAGACAATATCCATCCATCCTCTTCCCCGGGAAAACACAACTTGTGGAAGAGGGGGATTCTGCGATTAAAATCCCCAGCATATCATTGCTGGACACAGCAAATCCAATTTCATACATAAAGACCTCAAAAATTATCAGAGAGTGGAATCCTGATCTTCTAATTATGAGATACTGGATGTCCTGGTTTGCACCATCTCTTGGATATGTCGCCAGACATATATCATCACAAACAAAGGTTATATCAATACTTGATAATGTTATCCCTCACGAAGAGCGATTCTTTGACAAGCCATTTACTAAATATTTCCTGGGAGCATCAGACGCTTTTATTGTTCTCTCTGACGCTGTAGGCAAAGATCTTCAAAAATTTAAGCCTGATGCTAATTTCATAAGTACTCCTCACCCGTTGTACAACCATTTTGGGAACAAAATGGAGAGAAGCGAGGCATGCAGAAAGCTTGGAATAGCACCAAACAAGAGAAACATTCTGTTTTTTGGACTAATCAGGGAGTACAAGGGGTTAGATATACTGCTTGAGGCGTTCTCATCTCTGGATGATTCATATCAATTGATTGTAGCGGGTGAACCTTATGGCAGCTTTGAAAAATATGAGAAGTTGATTGAGTCCTCTCCAAACAGGGAGAGAATTAAACTTTTCACAAGCTATATTTCTGATAACGAGGTTCCCTCTTTTTTCTCATCAGCAGATGTGTGTGTTCTGCCCTACAGAACAGCAACCCAAAGTGGCATAAGCGCTATCTCTTATCACTTTGGTCTTCCTATGATAACAACAAATGTAGGAGGCCTTAAAGAGGCAATTGAGGGTCCGGGCACAGGAATTGTTGTAGATAAAGCTGAACCGGTACTAGTTTCACGAGCCATTGAGGATTATTTCAATTCCGGTAAAATTGGTAACTTTGTAACCAACATTGAAAGAGAGAGAGAAAAACTCTCATGGAAAAGTTTCACAGATAAACTGATTAATTTGTATAAAACAATATGA
- a CDS encoding OmpH family outer membrane protein: protein MKNASIILNSVLAVAVIVLYILHFSSKPGSSPAGEQGEAIVAGQGSVVYIQIDSLMNQYDMFNDLKSELESKAQVIQDDLSKRGRAFERDYKDWEEKIQKGLITRAQAETQQQQLAARQQELQSLGQQKQMEMAEEESVLINKVMDALNTYLKTYNDQKRFSIIINSSATMNTVLQADSALNITREVVAGLNEEYVKTKSKGK, encoded by the coding sequence ATGAAAAATGCCTCTATTATCTTGAATTCAGTTTTAGCCGTTGCGGTTATAGTACTTTACATTCTACACTTCTCGTCAAAACCCGGCTCTTCACCCGCCGGTGAACAAGGCGAAGCTATTGTTGCAGGACAGGGAAGCGTTGTTTATATTCAAATTGACTCTCTTATGAATCAGTACGATATGTTCAACGATCTTAAATCTGAACTGGAGAGCAAGGCTCAGGTGATTCAGGACGACCTTAGCAAAAGAGGAAGAGCTTTTGAACGCGACTACAAAGACTGGGAAGAGAAGATTCAAAAGGGTCTGATTACACGTGCACAGGCAGAGACTCAACAGCAGCAACTGGCTGCTCGTCAGCAGGAGCTGCAATCTCTGGGACAACAGAAGCAGATGGAGATGGCAGAAGAGGAGAGCGTACTTATAAACAAAGTAATGGACGCCCTTAATACCTATCTTAAAACATACAATGACCAGAAGAGGTTCTCTATTATTATTAATTCATCAGCTACAATGAACACAGTTCTTCAGGCTGACTCAGCCCTGAATATAACCCGAGAGGTTGTTGCAGGTCTTAATGAAGAGTATGTAAAAACAAAATCAAAAGGCAAATAA
- a CDS encoding pyridoxine 5'-phosphate synthase: protein MAKLSVNINKFATLRNARGGNLPDVLKAALDCERYGAQGITVHPRPDERHIRYKDTRDLKGILTTEFNIEGNPVDSFINLVLEVLPEQVTLVPDAHDVITSNSGWDTKKNLNYLKGVVSIFKSHGIRTSIFVDPVPEMIFYAAESGCDRVELYTESYASGYSNNRERALEPYYRTAIAVKESGLGLNAGHDLNLENLNYFARNITWLDEVSIGHALVCDAIYLGLENTIQAYLRQLNNY, encoded by the coding sequence ATGGCAAAATTAAGTGTAAATATAAACAAATTTGCTACTCTCAGAAATGCAAGGGGTGGCAATCTGCCCGATGTTCTTAAGGCAGCTCTTGATTGCGAGAGATACGGAGCTCAGGGTATTACAGTCCATCCCAGACCAGATGAGAGACATATCAGATACAAGGATACAAGAGATCTAAAAGGTATCCTTACTACAGAATTCAACATTGAGGGAAATCCGGTAGACAGTTTTATAAATCTTGTTCTGGAGGTACTTCCTGAACAGGTTACTCTTGTTCCTGATGCTCATGATGTAATAACATCAAACAGTGGATGGGATACAAAAAAGAACCTTAACTATCTTAAAGGAGTTGTCTCAATTTTTAAAAGTCACGGTATAAGAACATCAATATTCGTTGATCCTGTTCCTGAGATGATATTCTATGCTGCAGAGAGCGGATGTGACAGGGTAGAGCTATACACAGAATCATACGCATCCGGTTATAGTAACAACAGGGAGAGAGCTCTTGAGCCTTACTACAGGACGGCAATAGCAGTAAAAGAGAGCGGACTGGGTCTGAACGCAGGACACGACCTGAACCTTGAAAACCTCAACTATTTTGCCAGAAACATTACCTGGCTTGATGAAGTATCTATAGGACACGCTCTTGTATGTGATGCCATTTATCTGGGGCTGGAGAATACCATCCAGGCCTATCTTAGACAATTAAACAATTATTAA
- a CDS encoding NAD(+)/NADH kinase, whose product MKIAIFAREIDKRWHDKLTFIINSLSYRGAELIFYAPFYKRAIGFHKLAIPASALFHSYEDMDPETDIFLSLGGDGTLLESLTYIRDRGIPVAGINFGRLGFLTTADSEPSHYWIERLINKDYKTEKRSLLKLSSGSYLNGLYPYALNEVSVQRQDPSMLSVTLKIDGAELPPYWSDGMVIATPTGSTAYSLSLGGPIMIPASKAVIVAPIAPHNLNIRPLVVSDESIIEVTVTSRRAGAVLSLDNRSVIVSSGEKFMVSKAEFDLNFISLSSNNFIEALKEKLFWGEDRRNT is encoded by the coding sequence ATGAAGATTGCAATATTTGCGAGAGAAATTGACAAGAGGTGGCACGACAAACTCACCTTTATTATCAATTCTCTATCATACAGAGGAGCAGAACTCATCTTTTATGCACCTTTTTATAAAAGAGCAATTGGATTTCACAAACTTGCCATACCAGCATCGGCACTTTTTCACAGTTATGAAGATATGGATCCGGAAACGGATATCTTTCTTTCACTTGGAGGAGATGGTACTCTTCTTGAATCTCTAACTTATATAAGAGACAGAGGAATTCCTGTAGCAGGCATAAACTTTGGAAGACTCGGCTTTTTAACAACAGCAGACTCGGAACCAAGTCATTACTGGATTGAGAGACTTATAAACAAAGATTACAAAACAGAAAAACGAAGTCTTCTGAAGCTTAGTTCCGGGAGTTATCTTAACGGACTTTATCCTTATGCCCTCAATGAAGTTTCTGTACAAAGACAGGATCCCTCAATGCTATCTGTAACTTTGAAAATTGATGGGGCTGAACTACCTCCTTACTGGTCAGATGGGATGGTGATTGCAACCCCCACCGGATCAACTGCATATTCACTTAGCCTTGGTGGACCTATAATGATTCCGGCCTCAAAAGCTGTAATTGTTGCTCCAATTGCTCCACATAACCTGAATATCAGGCCACTTGTTGTATCAGACGAATCCATAATTGAGGTTACTGTTACTTCAAGAAGAGCAGGAGCTGTCCTTAGTCTGGACAACAGATCTGTAATTGTCTCCTCCGGAGAAAAATTTATGGTTAGTAAGGCCGAGTTTGATCTGAATTTTATTTCACTTTCCAGTAATAACTTCATAGAGGCTCTTAAGGAGAAATTGTTCTGGGGAGAAGACCGGAGAAACACTTAA
- the uppS gene encoding polyprenyl diphosphate synthase, with protein MIDNGKIPVHVTIIMDGNGRWAKKQGLKRVFGHRAGVESVRQATEFAAEKGIRFLSLFAFSDENWKRPQDEVNTLMELMVDAILKETPTLLKNNVKFRVIGDKERLPKVVQEKILSAEDSTKASTGLTLIVFLSYSGKWDILQAAHRYYKENSLSLQMPSPDEFDKYLSTAGIPDPDLLIRTSGEQRISNYLLWQTAYTEFYFPEVLWPDFRKNDFQQALEEYAARERRYGKTGEQVNNL; from the coding sequence ATGATTGATAATGGAAAAATACCTGTCCATGTTACAATAATAATGGATGGAAACGGAAGATGGGCAAAAAAGCAGGGGCTTAAAAGAGTTTTTGGCCACAGAGCAGGAGTTGAGTCAGTAAGGCAGGCAACAGAATTTGCCGCAGAAAAGGGGATTAGGTTTTTGAGCCTCTTTGCCTTTTCCGATGAAAACTGGAAGAGGCCGCAGGATGAGGTCAATACTCTTATGGAGCTTATGGTTGATGCGATACTGAAAGAGACACCCACACTGCTTAAAAATAATGTTAAATTCAGGGTGATAGGAGATAAGGAGAGGCTTCCTAAAGTTGTTCAGGAAAAAATTCTCTCTGCGGAAGATTCCACAAAAGCCTCAACGGGCCTCACTCTTATTGTTTTTCTCAGTTATAGCGGAAAATGGGATATACTTCAGGCAGCCCACAGATATTATAAAGAGAATAGCCTCTCCCTGCAGATGCCTTCGCCAGATGAGTTTGACAAGTATCTCTCAACGGCTGGAATACCAGATCCTGACTTGCTTATCCGCACAAGTGGAGAGCAAAGGATAAGCAATTATCTTCTCTGGCAAACGGCATATACAGAATTTTACTTCCCAGAAGTGCTTTGGCCCGATTTTCGCAAAAATGACTTTCAGCAAGCACTGGAGGAGTATGCTGCCAGAGAGCGCAGATACGGAAAGACCGGTGAACAAGTTAATAATCTATAA
- the bamA gene encoding outer membrane protein assembly factor BamA translates to MKSLSLLLLLALLSPLGASAQQQNQQKTNIVVDYNSPKEYVIGGLEVSGIQYLGKDQILSLTGLSVGDKITIPGEDISAIIKRIYMQRYFSDVSVHIDSVLRDTAYIRFDLLERPRVSRWEFEGIKSGEKSDLNEKLKLRRGSELSEYLIGSTSEIIRKFYIEKGFLQTEVNVVQEQDTLIRNAVKVTFKVDRKSKVKIKKISFEGNENVKGSKLASAMKKTKDMRILNFFNSKKFNEKEYPNDKRLLLQAYGERGYRDARIVKDSMYYIEDGRLGIHFVIDEGKRYYFRDITWTGNSIYSSEQLNSVLKIKSGDIYDVVSMEKRLFEAEEGNVSKLYRDNGYLFFNVSPVEVRIDGDSVDVEMRMVEGKPATFNRIVINGNNITNEKVVRRQLWTKPGYLFSQSELERSLRDLASMGHFEPEKIMSPSGYNIMPNYNANTVDVTYNVEEKPNSQLELAGGWGGNTFVGTLGLSFNNFSIGRVFKKSSWRPVPLGDGQQLSIRFQTNGTYYTAFSASFSEPWLTGKKPTSLNISAYYTRQTNSYYFYQNSGQSMEVYGFGAGIGTRLKWPDNWFVFYNELSWQTYRLTDWQYYFLFTDGLSNNISWKINLSRNSTDQAIYPRKGSDFQMGLQLTPPYSLFRPKDTNYKGMTDAQRYKWIEYHKWTFKGALFTPIVGDLVLMTRAQFGYLGYYNRNLGYSPFEGFIVGGDGMSGYNTYGSDIIGLRGYENNSLTPRKNNGYVGNVYDKFTVELRYPLVLQPQSTIYALLFLEGGNSWSDIKDFNPFQIKRSAGVGVRVLLPIVGMLGIDWGYGFDPVGDKRRGGSNFHFVIGQQF, encoded by the coding sequence ATGAAGTCTCTTTCGCTATTATTACTACTAGCATTGCTCTCTCCGCTTGGAGCCTCGGCTCAGCAGCAGAACCAGCAGAAAACAAACATTGTAGTTGACTACAATTCTCCTAAAGAGTATGTAATAGGAGGTCTTGAGGTTTCCGGTATACAATACCTTGGAAAGGATCAAATTCTATCTCTCACAGGATTATCCGTTGGAGATAAAATCACAATTCCCGGAGAGGATATATCGGCAATCATTAAGCGTATCTACATGCAGAGATACTTTTCTGATGTAAGTGTCCATATTGATTCTGTGTTAAGGGATACAGCATACATAAGATTTGACTTGCTTGAAAGGCCAAGAGTGTCAAGATGGGAATTTGAGGGGATTAAGTCAGGAGAGAAGAGTGATCTTAATGAAAAACTTAAGCTGAGAAGGGGAAGCGAGCTGTCTGAATACCTAATTGGCTCCACCTCTGAAATAATAAGGAAATTTTATATTGAAAAGGGTTTCCTTCAAACAGAGGTTAATGTTGTGCAGGAGCAGGATACTCTTATAAGAAACGCCGTAAAGGTCACCTTTAAGGTTGACAGAAAATCTAAAGTTAAGATTAAGAAGATATCTTTTGAGGGTAATGAGAATGTTAAGGGGTCAAAGCTTGCCTCTGCAATGAAAAAGACAAAGGATATGAGAATCCTTAACTTTTTCAATTCAAAGAAATTTAACGAAAAGGAGTATCCTAATGACAAGAGGCTCTTACTTCAGGCTTATGGAGAGAGAGGATACAGGGATGCTCGTATTGTAAAGGATTCTATGTATTACATTGAAGATGGAAGACTGGGAATCCATTTTGTAATTGATGAAGGAAAGAGGTATTATTTCAGAGATATAACATGGACCGGTAACTCAATTTACTCTTCTGAACAGCTGAATTCAGTACTTAAAATTAAAAGCGGAGATATCTATGATGTTGTCTCTATGGAGAAGAGATTATTTGAAGCAGAGGAGGGCAACGTCTCAAAATTATACAGGGACAATGGTTATCTCTTTTTCAATGTGTCACCTGTTGAGGTTAGAATTGACGGAGATTCGGTAGATGTAGAGATGAGAATGGTTGAGGGAAAACCGGCAACATTTAACCGTATTGTTATCAATGGAAACAACATAACTAACGAGAAAGTTGTAAGAAGGCAGTTATGGACAAAACCGGGCTATCTCTTTAGTCAGTCTGAACTTGAGCGTTCATTAAGAGATCTTGCATCTATGGGGCACTTTGAACCTGAGAAGATAATGTCTCCATCCGGATACAATATCATGCCTAATTACAATGCTAACACAGTTGATGTTACATATAATGTAGAGGAGAAGCCAAACAGTCAGCTGGAACTGGCCGGAGGTTGGGGAGGTAATACTTTTGTAGGTACCCTTGGGTTGAGTTTCAATAACTTTTCCATAGGGAGGGTTTTCAAAAAGAGTTCATGGAGACCAGTTCCACTTGGTGATGGTCAGCAATTATCTATAAGATTCCAGACAAACGGAACATATTACACTGCGTTTTCAGCAAGTTTCTCTGAGCCCTGGCTTACCGGGAAGAAACCTACATCGCTAAATATCTCAGCATACTATACAAGACAAACCAACTCCTACTATTTTTACCAGAATTCAGGTCAGAGTATGGAGGTATATGGATTTGGCGCCGGGATTGGTACAAGATTAAAATGGCCCGATAACTGGTTTGTTTTCTATAATGAACTAAGCTGGCAGACATACAGGTTAACTGACTGGCAGTACTATTTCCTCTTTACAGATGGTCTATCCAACAATATAAGCTGGAAGATTAATCTTTCAAGGAATTCAACTGACCAGGCAATCTATCCCAGAAAGGGCTCTGATTTCCAAATGGGACTGCAGTTGACTCCTCCATACTCACTCTTCCGCCCAAAGGATACCAATTATAAGGGTATGACAGATGCTCAGAGGTACAAATGGATTGAGTATCACAAATGGACATTCAAAGGGGCTCTTTTTACACCAATTGTTGGAGACCTCGTACTTATGACCAGAGCTCAGTTTGGATATCTGGGATACTATAACAGAAATCTTGGCTATTCACCATTTGAAGGTTTTATAGTAGGCGGAGATGGTATGTCGGGTTACAATACATACGGATCAGATATCATCGGTTTGAGAGGATACGAAAACAACTCGCTTACCCCAAGAAAGAACAATGGATATGTAGGCAATGTATACGATAAGTTTACTGTTGAACTTCGTTATCCGCTTGTTTTGCAGCCACAATCAACTATATATGCGCTTCTCTTCCTTGAAGGTGGTAACTCATGGTCAGATATTAAAGACTTTAACCCTTTCCAGATCAAGAGATCTGCCGGTGTGGGTGTAAGAGTTCTTCTTCCAATCGTAGGGATGCTTGGTATTGACTGGGGCTATGGATTTGATCCTGTAGGAGACAAGAGAAGGGGAGGAAGTAATTTCCACTTTGTAATTGGACAACAATTTTAA
- a CDS encoding OmpH family outer membrane protein: MKRILITFAFVLASVFTVNAQNYGYLNTQDILDKMPEYKTAQSRLDQVREGHEADIQTDKDRIEMLFRKYQSEKSRLSDNLRQARENEIITMERNAKERQKEIFGQDGSFSKMTMELMEPIQRRVQGAIDAVAAEMGLGIVFDINVVQGVVYKNPRVDITDRVIRKLNLK; this comes from the coding sequence ATGAAAAGAATTTTGATAACATTCGCATTTGTTCTGGCTTCTGTTTTTACAGTAAATGCTCAGAACTATGGATATCTGAACACTCAGGATATTCTTGACAAAATGCCCGAGTATAAAACAGCACAAAGCCGCCTTGACCAGGTTAGAGAGGGTCATGAAGCCGATATTCAAACAGACAAGGATAGAATTGAGATGCTTTTCAGGAAATATCAGTCTGAGAAGTCAAGACTAAGCGACAATTTACGCCAGGCAAGGGAGAACGAGATTATCACGATGGAGAGGAACGCAAAAGAGAGACAGAAAGAGATATTTGGCCAGGATGGATCCTTTTCAAAAATGACAATGGAGCTTATGGAGCCTATACAGAGAAGAGTGCAGGGGGCGATTGATGCCGTTGCTGCCGAGATGGGACTGGGCATAGTTTTTGATATCAATGTGGTACAGGGGGTAGTTTACAAAAACCCAAGAGTTGATATTACTGACAGAGTAATAAGGAAATTAAACCTGAAATAA
- a CDS encoding OmpH family outer membrane protein: MKHLSKILLVLFLAVSTTSFSQALKFGHLNTQELVALMPDRDSAAVKLEKYSADLNETMEAMQVEFNTKLNTYQQKQATWTAAVLEAKQKELQEIQARFEQFQQSAGQEYQQMQNLLLAPVFKKANDAIQKIGKEQGFIYIFDTSTGAVPFINAEQSVDVMPMAKKELGIPADKKLPAPQQQ, translated from the coding sequence ATGAAACATTTATCGAAAATACTACTGGTACTATTTCTTGCAGTATCCACGACTTCGTTTTCGCAAGCTCTGAAATTTGGTCATTTGAACACACAGGAGTTGGTTGCGTTGATGCCGGACAGAGATAGTGCTGCAGTAAAACTAGAGAAATATTCTGCTGACCTTAACGAAACAATGGAGGCTATGCAGGTTGAGTTTAATACTAAACTGAATACATATCAGCAAAAACAGGCTACCTGGACTGCTGCTGTATTGGAGGCAAAACAAAAGGAGCTTCAGGAAATTCAGGCTAGATTTGAACAGTTTCAGCAAAGTGCAGGTCAGGAGTATCAGCAAATGCAAAACTTACTACTTGCTCCGGTCTTCAAAAAAGCAAATGATGCTATTCAGAAAATTGGCAAAGAGCAAGGATTTATTTACATTTTTGATACATCAACAGGAGCAGTGCCTTTCATTAATGCAGAACAGAGTGTTGATGTGATGCCTATGGCAAAAAAGGAACTTGGAATCCCTGCAGATAAAAAACTTCCTGCTCCACAGCAACAGTAG